The Streptomyces laurentii genome contains a region encoding:
- a CDS encoding hypothetical protein (Domain of unknown function (DUF1876); pfam08962;~identified by MetaGeneAnnotator; putative;~predicted protein [Streptomyces ghanaensis ATCC14672]): MTRHLEWKVGLDLVEDGGRTKAEARLKTGTSTLTGHGSARCNPADADVPAIGDELAAGRAMKDLAGQLMREADREMEAMGAGTVPQRTGPGYGWPEAVQ, translated from the coding sequence ATGACACGGCACCTCGAGTGGAAGGTCGGCCTGGACCTGGTCGAGGACGGCGGCAGGACGAAGGCCGAGGCCCGGCTGAAGACCGGCACGTCGACCCTCACCGGCCACGGCTCCGCCCGGTGCAACCCGGCGGACGCGGACGTACCGGCGATCGGTGACGAACTGGCCGCGGGCCGGGCCATGAAGGATCTGGCCGGACAGCTCATGAGAGAGGCCGACCGGGAGATGGAGGCCATGGGCGCCGGCACCGTGCCGCAGCGCACCGGCCCCGGATACGGCTGGCCCGAGGCCGTCCAGTAA
- a CDS encoding glycosyl transferase (Glycosyltransferase family A (GT-A) includes diverse families of glycosyl transferases with a common GT-A type structural fold; cd00761;~Glycosyltransferase family A (GT-A) includes diverse families of glycosyl transferases with a common GT-A type structural fold; cl11394;~glycosyl transferase [Streptomyces sp. Mg1];~identified by MetaGeneAnnotator; putative) translates to MPLVSVVMPVHNSAATLGASVRSVLAQTHTDVELLITDDASSDDSMDLLKEFAWQDGRVLPEAAPRQGGAARARNLAIERAKGDYVAFLDSDDLWLPTKLEKQLAFAATAGTPLTFTSYYKMEALFEGEAADFVANGRVVWAPEQVDYRAMLVQDHIGALTAMYDRRVVGTKLMPDMPKRQDYALWLSIMRDGTPARSLREPLAVYRAARAGSLSSNKLSLIPYNWNLYREHEQLSVVRSARALTGAAWHSVRKSRI, encoded by the coding sequence GTGCCGCTGGTTTCCGTGGTGATGCCGGTCCACAATTCGGCGGCCACGCTCGGCGCCTCGGTCCGGTCGGTGCTGGCACAGACCCACACCGATGTCGAGCTGCTGATCACCGACGACGCGTCCTCGGACGACTCGATGGACCTGCTGAAGGAGTTCGCCTGGCAGGACGGGCGGGTCCTTCCGGAGGCGGCGCCCCGGCAAGGGGGCGCGGCCCGGGCCCGGAACCTGGCCATCGAGCGGGCCAAGGGCGACTACGTCGCCTTCCTCGACAGCGACGATCTGTGGCTTCCGACGAAGCTGGAGAAGCAGCTCGCCTTCGCCGCGACGGCCGGGACCCCCCTGACGTTCACCTCCTACTACAAGATGGAGGCCCTGTTCGAGGGGGAGGCCGCCGACTTCGTCGCGAACGGGCGCGTCGTGTGGGCACCGGAGCAGGTGGACTACCGCGCGATGCTGGTCCAGGACCACATCGGCGCCCTGACCGCCATGTACGACCGCAGGGTGGTCGGGACGAAGCTGATGCCGGACATGCCGAAGCGGCAGGACTACGCCCTCTGGCTGTCGATCATGCGCGACGGAACCCCCGCCCGGTCCCTGCGCGAGCCCCTGGCGGTGTACCGCGCGGCGCGGGCCGGGTCGCTCTCCTCGAACAAGCTGAGCCTCATCCCGTACAACTGGAACCTCTACCGCGAGCACGAGCAGCTCTCGGTGGTCCGGTCGGCGCGGGCGCTGACCGGGGCGGCGTGGCACTCGGTGCGAAAGTCCCGTATCTAG
- a CDS encoding ATP-binding region ATPase domain-containing protein (ATP binding site [chemical binding];~ATP-binding region ATPase domain-containing protein [Streptomyces flavogriseus ATCC33331];~G-X-G motif;~Histidine kinase-like ATPases; This family includes several ATP-binding proteins for example: histidine kinase, DNA gyrase B, topoisomerases, heat shock protein HSP90, phytochrome-like ATPases and DNA mismatch repair proteins; cd00075;~KEGG: fra:Francci3_4330 ATP-binding region, ATPase-like; PFAM: ATP-binding region ATPase domain protein; SMART: ATP-binding region ATPase domain protein;~Mg2+ binding site [ion binding];~Signal transduction histidine kinase [Signal transduction mechanisms]; COG0642;~identified by MetaGeneAnnotator; putative), with translation MELATPPPTAQAPAAWRGWWLLPLGLGGGTAAATFMSADRISTAVAGLAATAASAVCVRLLLRTRAQEGRAAETHRAELAQASQQWQKHVADMERHTSSGVADQARRYEAQLAEQGAAFEARLAEETRALQERADQLLAAVARLGDVQLPDAMRRLRDGEAIDDILPPGAHRSAADAGLQAGLDKILKAALTGIEAEIDRSASAEQAVISIGSRIHVLTSLLRGRLHELQGEHGRLPAVARGLMELDQALGPADGLAASIGVLAGSDRPGRQWQEPQPLLSVVRGGVGRIKEFQRVELRRLPELGVDGRLVDHLTLLIAHLLDNATRYSPPTEPVVVSGKEVPNGVGIEIQDSGKGLSEEKKREVEHALAGSAPGAGLGGISEDANIGLRVVGKIARRYGIRVTFADSPWLGTSVVLVVPYKYFSPLAAPVAPNAPATPAAPAASATATVSFPAVPEAEAPASVPSEATPVTPPAGGDATGTTPGGLPRRRRRADASSAAAAPSEQADRATVDAVPSDASFAGLAAFAAAGRDARTSAPVSRTSGADHDTTAGGPSTEHRTEESD, from the coding sequence ATGGAACTCGCCACTCCGCCTCCGACCGCACAGGCCCCCGCTGCCTGGCGCGGCTGGTGGCTGCTGCCACTGGGCCTCGGCGGTGGGACAGCAGCCGCCACGTTCATGAGTGCGGATCGGATATCGACGGCCGTCGCCGGACTCGCGGCGACAGCCGCGAGCGCCGTGTGCGTTCGCCTTCTCTTGCGGACACGTGCGCAGGAGGGCCGGGCCGCGGAGACCCACCGCGCCGAATTGGCCCAGGCCTCGCAGCAGTGGCAGAAGCACGTCGCCGACATGGAGCGCCACACCTCTTCCGGAGTCGCCGACCAGGCGCGCCGGTACGAGGCGCAACTGGCGGAGCAGGGCGCGGCGTTCGAGGCTCGGCTCGCGGAAGAGACCAGGGCCTTGCAGGAGCGCGCGGACCAGCTTCTGGCGGCGGTGGCCCGGCTCGGTGACGTACAACTGCCCGACGCGATGCGGCGGCTGCGCGATGGCGAGGCCATCGACGACATCCTGCCGCCCGGCGCGCACCGTTCGGCCGCCGATGCCGGACTGCAGGCCGGACTGGACAAGATCCTCAAGGCCGCGTTGACCGGCATCGAGGCGGAGATCGACCGTTCGGCCTCCGCCGAGCAGGCCGTGATCAGTATCGGCAGCCGTATCCACGTTCTGACCAGCCTGCTGCGCGGCCGCCTGCACGAACTGCAGGGAGAGCACGGCCGGCTGCCGGCCGTCGCGAGGGGCCTGATGGAGCTGGACCAGGCCCTCGGTCCCGCCGACGGTCTCGCCGCCAGCATCGGCGTCCTCGCCGGCTCCGACCGCCCCGGCCGGCAGTGGCAGGAACCGCAGCCTCTGCTGAGTGTGGTGCGCGGCGGCGTCGGCCGGATCAAGGAATTCCAGCGCGTGGAGCTGCGCCGTCTGCCCGAACTGGGCGTCGACGGACGGCTGGTGGACCACCTCACGCTGCTCATCGCCCACCTGCTGGACAACGCCACGCGGTACTCGCCGCCCACCGAGCCGGTGGTCGTCTCCGGCAAGGAGGTCCCCAACGGTGTCGGCATCGAGATCCAGGACTCCGGCAAGGGCCTGAGCGAGGAGAAGAAGCGCGAGGTCGAGCACGCTCTGGCGGGCTCCGCGCCCGGCGCGGGCCTCGGCGGCATCTCGGAGGACGCCAACATCGGCCTGCGGGTCGTCGGCAAGATCGCCCGCCGCTACGGCATCCGCGTGACGTTCGCGGACTCGCCGTGGCTCGGCACCTCCGTCGTACTCGTCGTGCCCTACAAGTACTTCAGCCCGCTCGCGGCTCCCGTCGCGCCGAACGCGCCCGCCACACCGGCCGCACCGGCCGCATCCGCCACGGCCACCGTGTCCTTCCCCGCGGTTCCCGAGGCCGAGGCGCCCGCGAGTGTCCCGTCCGAGGCCACGCCGGTGACCCCGCCCGCCGGCGGCGATGCCACGGGCACCACGCCGGGCGGCCTGCCCCGGCGCCGGCGCCGCGCCGACGCGTCGTCCGCCGCGGCGGCGCCGTCCGAGCAAGCCGATCGTGCCACCGTCGACGCGGTGCCGTCGGACGCGTCCTTCGCCGGCCTCGCCGCGTTCGCCGCCGCCGGCCGTGACGCCCGTACCTCTGCCCCGGTGTCCCGGACCTCCGGGGCCGACCACGACACAACCGCTGGTGGACCGTCCACCGAGCACCGCACTGAAGAGAGCGACTAG
- a CDS encoding roadblock/LC7 family protein (PFAM: Roadblock/LC7 family protein; KEGG: fra:Francci3_4331 hypothetical protein;~Roadblock/LC7 domain; cl00886;~Roadblock/LC7 family protein [Streptomyces flavogriseus ATCC33331];~identified by MetaGeneAnnotator; putative), with amino-acid sequence MTYQGSDVSWALHDLVDSFKEVRFAVVASSDGTAIAGHGADDPDDVDRFAAVVAGLQSLATPVAKQFPEHGGQLRLAMIEVDGGHLFVVRAGVETYLGVVAREGLDQGLLGHQMQDLARRMGELLGTTPRREEPSE; translated from the coding sequence ATGACGTACCAGGGATCCGACGTGAGCTGGGCGCTGCACGACCTTGTGGACAGCTTCAAGGAGGTCCGCTTCGCCGTCGTGGCATCGAGCGACGGAACGGCCATCGCCGGCCACGGCGCCGACGACCCCGATGACGTGGACCGCTTCGCCGCCGTGGTGGCCGGACTGCAGTCGCTGGCCACCCCGGTCGCCAAGCAGTTCCCCGAGCACGGAGGGCAGCTGCGCCTGGCGATGATCGAAGTCGACGGCGGTCATCTCTTCGTGGTCCGCGCGGGTGTGGAGACCTATCTCGGGGTCGTGGCCCGCGAGGGCCTCGACCAGGGCCTGCTCGGTCACCAGATGCAGGATCTCGCCCGCCGTATGGGCGAGCTCCTGGGTACCACGCCGCGCCGGGAGGAGCCCTCTGAATGA
- a CDS encoding regulatory system-9 (Protein of unknown function (DUF742); pfam05331;~identified by MetaGeneAnnotator; putative;~regulatory system-9 [Streptomyces sp. PAMC26508]) translates to MSAPRGPVDPSGLERYYVLTGGRSGPGGSATTLDVATLVVSRAAPAPGMQHEHEEILRLCRAPLAVAEVSAHLRLPFNIVAVLLSDLIQDDRIEARDPIPAGAGGRHDVKLLEEVLRGLRARL, encoded by the coding sequence ATGAGTGCCCCCCGCGGCCCGGTCGATCCGTCCGGTCTCGAGCGTTATTACGTCCTCACCGGAGGACGTAGCGGACCGGGCGGGTCGGCCACGACTCTCGACGTGGCGACGCTGGTGGTCTCACGGGCCGCTCCCGCACCGGGAATGCAGCACGAGCACGAGGAGATCCTCCGGCTGTGCCGCGCCCCGCTGGCGGTGGCCGAGGTCAGTGCCCACCTCCGCCTGCCCTTCAACATTGTCGCGGTGCTGTTGTCCGACCTGATCCAGGACGACCGTATCGAAGCTCGTGACCCCATCCCGGCAGGCGCTGGTGGCAGGCACGACGTCAAGCTCCTCGAGGAGGTACTCCGTGGGCTCAGAGCAAGGCTTTGA
- a CDS encoding rarD protein (Conserved hypothetical ATP binding protein; pfam03029;~G3 box;~G4 box;~G5 box;~GTP/Mg2+ binding site [chemical binding];~RarD [Streptomyces sp. Mg1];~Rat sarcoma (Ras)-like superfamily of small guanosine triphosphatases (GTPases); cd00882;~Switch I region;~Switch II region;~identified by MetaGeneAnnotator; putative) — translation MIAGGFGTGKTTMVRSVSDIEPLTTEETLTQASAGVDNLIGVTDKTHTTVSLDFGKIALNDSLMLYLFGTPGQERFWFLWNGLFKGALGAVVLVDTRRLDTSFRAIEEMERQNVPFVVALNVFPDSRDFPFDEIRDALDVPAHTPVVAFDARDRAASREVLVTLVQYLKDHSAAALEPR, via the coding sequence ATGATCGCCGGGGGTTTCGGCACAGGCAAGACCACGATGGTCCGCTCGGTCAGCGATATCGAGCCACTGACCACCGAGGAGACCCTGACGCAGGCCAGTGCCGGCGTCGACAATCTCATCGGTGTCACGGACAAGACCCACACCACGGTCAGCCTGGACTTCGGCAAGATCGCTCTCAACGATTCACTGATGCTGTATTTGTTCGGCACACCGGGTCAGGAGCGGTTCTGGTTCCTGTGGAACGGGCTGTTCAAGGGCGCCCTCGGCGCGGTCGTCCTGGTGGACACCCGGAGACTGGACACCAGCTTCCGGGCGATCGAGGAGATGGAGCGGCAGAACGTTCCCTTCGTGGTCGCGCTCAACGTCTTCCCGGACTCCCGTGACTTCCCGTTCGACGAGATACGCGACGCCCTGGACGTTCCCGCGCACACGCCGGTCGTCGCGTTCGACGCCCGGGACCGGGCCGCCAGCCGTGAAGTGCTCGTCACTCTGGTTCAGTATCTGAAGGACCACTCGGCCGCAGCCCTGGAGCCCCGATGA
- a CDS encoding cytochrome P450 (Cytochrome P450 [Secondary metabolites biosynthesis,transport, and catabolism]; COG2124;~Cytochrome P450; cl12078;~KEGG: fra:Francci3_4334 cytochrome P450;~cytochrome P450 [Streptomyces flavogriseus ATCC33331];~identified by MetaGeneAnnotator; putative), whose amino-acid sequence MNDETLTGPEAAGCPVTGGTDAVRLYGPEAATDPHVIYGRLREKHGSVAPVLLEGDVRAWLVLGYRENRRVLDNPLQFSRDSRIWTDFRDGRVEAASPLMQMVGWRPDCVSQDGEPHRRLRGAVNDSLYAMAGRGIRRHITHFANKQIDAFIDAGRADLVADFAEYLPMLVLTRVYGLAEREGRTLAESSKQVIKGGADALAHNERIMGILGELAARKRAEPGADFASSLIEHGSGLDEEEIVNHLRLVLITAHTTTSNLLARVLQLVLTETSWLSGLVSGQLSLSAVVEKVMWDSPPLAVLPGRFATADLELGGCPVKEGDLLVLGLTAGNHDPAIRPDTAVSVQGNASHLAFSAGPHECPGQGIGQAIIETSVNILLHRLPKLRLAVPPSELTSTASTWESRLDSLPVEFAV is encoded by the coding sequence ATGAACGACGAGACGCTGACCGGACCGGAAGCCGCGGGCTGCCCCGTCACCGGAGGTACGGACGCCGTCCGGCTCTACGGTCCGGAGGCGGCCACCGATCCCCATGTGATCTACGGGCGGTTGCGGGAGAAGCACGGCTCCGTCGCTCCCGTACTGCTGGAGGGCGACGTCCGCGCCTGGCTGGTTCTCGGCTACCGGGAGAACCGGCGGGTGCTGGACAACCCGCTGCAGTTCAGCCGTGATTCGCGGATCTGGACCGACTTCCGGGACGGCCGGGTCGAGGCGGCGTCCCCGCTGATGCAGATGGTGGGCTGGCGTCCGGACTGTGTCTCGCAGGACGGCGAGCCGCACCGCCGGCTGCGTGGGGCCGTGAACGACAGTCTGTACGCGATGGCCGGCCGCGGCATCCGCCGTCACATCACGCACTTCGCGAACAAGCAGATCGACGCGTTCATCGACGCGGGCCGGGCCGATCTGGTGGCCGACTTCGCCGAGTACCTGCCGATGCTGGTCCTCACCCGCGTCTACGGGCTCGCCGAGCGGGAAGGGCGCACCCTCGCCGAGTCCAGCAAGCAGGTGATCAAGGGTGGTGCGGACGCCCTCGCGCACAACGAGCGCATCATGGGCATCCTCGGCGAACTCGCCGCGCGTAAACGTGCGGAGCCCGGGGCCGACTTCGCCTCGAGTCTGATCGAGCACGGTTCCGGGCTCGACGAGGAGGAGATCGTCAACCATCTGCGCCTGGTCCTGATCACCGCCCACACCACGACCAGCAATCTGCTGGCCCGCGTCCTCCAGCTCGTCCTCACCGAGACGTCCTGGCTGTCCGGCCTGGTGAGCGGGCAGCTGAGCCTGTCCGCGGTCGTGGAGAAGGTGATGTGGGACTCCCCGCCGCTCGCCGTGCTGCCGGGCCGGTTCGCCACCGCCGACCTGGAACTCGGCGGATGCCCGGTCAAGGAGGGCGATCTTCTGGTGCTGGGCCTCACGGCCGGCAATCACGATCCGGCCATCCGCCCCGACACCGCTGTGTCGGTCCAGGGGAACGCCTCGCACCTGGCCTTCAGCGCGGGCCCGCACGAATGCCCCGGGCAGGGCATCGGCCAGGCCATCATCGAGACGTCGGTCAACATCCTGCTGCACCGGCTGCCGAAGCTGCGCCTGGCCGTGCCGCCGTCGGAGCTCACCTCCACGGCGTCCACCTGGGAGTCGCGGCTGGACAGCCTGCCGGTCGAGTTCGCCGTCTGA
- a CDS encoding terpene cyclase (Isoprenoid Biosynthesis enzymes, Class 1; cl00210;~aspartate-rich region 1;~aspartate-rich region 2;~identified by MetaGeneAnnotator; putative;~substrate binding pocket [chemical binding];~substrate-Mg2+ binding site;~terpene cyclase [Streptomyces viridochromogenes DSM40736]): MPQDVLFDLPFSTPVSPHLEYARERHLLWVRDRGLVRSEAGFAEYQSWDLAEAAARTYPHASADDLVVLMNWFSLAFLFDDQFDAGQPDRADRVAEVARELIATPLRPAGTEPRVVCPITLAWAEVWESLSQGMSLAWQTRFAASWGRFLVAHCEEVDLAARGLAGSLGLDAYTEFRRRTVGIHHSIDAGERSSRFEVPVAAMAHPVMERLRDLAADTIGFMNDIHSFERERRRGDGHNLIAVLRRERDCTWEEAADEAYRMTTDCLKEYLDLETRVPKMCDELGLDAEERDRVQKGVEAIRHWINGNYEWALTSGRYAADKTGPVATAELAGRGAVDDLLTM, translated from the coding sequence ATGCCTCAGGATGTGCTGTTCGACCTTCCCTTCAGTACGCCAGTCAGCCCCCATCTGGAGTACGCCCGCGAGCGTCATCTGCTCTGGGTACGGGACCGGGGACTGGTGCGCAGTGAGGCCGGCTTCGCGGAGTACCAGTCCTGGGACCTGGCGGAGGCCGCGGCCCGTACCTATCCGCACGCCTCGGCGGATGACCTGGTCGTGTTGATGAACTGGTTCTCCCTGGCCTTCCTGTTCGATGATCAGTTCGACGCCGGCCAACCGGACCGGGCGGACCGGGTGGCGGAGGTGGCGCGCGAGCTGATCGCCACGCCGCTGCGCCCGGCGGGTACCGAGCCGAGGGTGGTCTGCCCCATCACCCTGGCCTGGGCGGAGGTCTGGGAGTCCCTGTCCCAGGGGATGTCCCTGGCCTGGCAGACCCGGTTCGCAGCCTCCTGGGGGCGCTTCCTGGTGGCGCACTGCGAGGAGGTGGACCTCGCCGCCCGCGGGCTGGCCGGAAGCCTCGGGCTGGACGCGTACACCGAGTTCCGCCGCCGGACCGTCGGCATCCATCACAGCATCGACGCGGGCGAGCGCAGCAGCCGCTTCGAGGTGCCGGTCGCGGCGATGGCGCATCCGGTCATGGAGCGGCTGCGGGATCTGGCCGCGGACACCATCGGCTTCATGAACGACATCCACTCCTTCGAGCGCGAGCGGCGCCGCGGGGACGGCCACAACCTCATAGCCGTCCTGCGCAGGGAGCGGGACTGCACGTGGGAGGAGGCCGCCGACGAGGCGTACCGCATGACGACGGACTGCCTCAAGGAGTACCTCGACCTCGAGACCCGTGTCCCGAAGATGTGCGACGAACTGGGCCTCGACGCCGAGGAACGGGACCGGGTGCAGAAGGGCGTGGAGGCCATCCGGCACTGGATCAACGGCAACTACGAGTGGGCGCTGACCAGCGGCCGGTACGCCGCTGACAAGACCGGTCCGGTGGCCACGGCCGAACTGGCCGGGCGGGGCGCCGTGGACGACCTGCTGACCATGTGA
- a CDS encoding DSBA oxidoreductase (COGs: COG2761 dithiol-disulfide isomerase involved in polyketide biosynthesis; InterPro IPR001853:IPR011990:IPR012336:IPR013026; KEGG: sro:Sros_0904 dithiol-disulfide isomerase involved in polyketide biosynthesis-like protein; PFAM: DSBA oxidoreductase; SPTR: C1YKL7 Predicted dithiol-disulfide isomerase involved in polyketide biosynthesis; PFAM: DSBA-like thioredoxin domain;~DSBA oxidoreductase [Nocardiopsis dassonvillei subsp. dassonvillei DSM43111];~DSBA-like thioredoxin domain; pfam01323;~Protein Disulfide Oxidoreductases and Other Proteins with a Thioredoxin fold; cl00388;~identified by MetaGeneAnnotator; putative), with protein sequence MWADVVCAWAYIGKRRLAAALEEAAILLEKRDGEPVEVVWRPFRIDPTAPAEAEPLEEALRDPVTDTALQGCAPGTTVAENHARVSEIAAAEGLGPRWGAAWRASSHDAHRLIALAYEQGGAALQDAVLEGVLRAHFVEQRDISRTETLREIASTAGFAEGARLLDEGGAEEYVRETLLRGKAIGVTTSPTLVIGGEALAGAHAPEVIARFVARAAAEPRRELPAEVERLRLAEALLDKGDPLGCLTLLGALMEEYPEERSVRMLAARAHFHSAQLSRARGELETLVAQNPDDAYARLLLGRTLERQGAKEEATPHLRIAAAMNPEYGTAGGPAPA encoded by the coding sequence GTGTGGGCGGACGTGGTCTGCGCCTGGGCGTACATCGGCAAGCGGCGACTGGCCGCGGCCCTTGAAGAGGCCGCCATCCTCCTTGAGAAGCGGGACGGCGAACCCGTCGAGGTGGTGTGGCGGCCGTTCCGGATCGACCCCACGGCACCGGCCGAGGCGGAACCACTGGAGGAGGCGCTGCGAGACCCGGTGACGGACACGGCGCTGCAGGGCTGCGCACCCGGGACGACCGTGGCCGAGAACCATGCCAGGGTCTCGGAGATCGCCGCCGCCGAGGGGCTCGGGCCGCGCTGGGGCGCGGCATGGCGGGCCTCCAGTCATGACGCGCACCGGCTGATCGCCCTCGCGTACGAGCAGGGCGGAGCCGCCCTTCAGGACGCCGTACTGGAAGGGGTGCTGCGAGCCCACTTCGTCGAGCAGAGGGACATCAGCCGAACGGAGACACTCCGGGAGATCGCCTCCACGGCCGGGTTCGCTGAAGGAGCCCGGCTCCTGGACGAGGGCGGGGCCGAGGAATACGTACGGGAGACCCTGCTCCGGGGCAAGGCGATCGGGGTGACGACCTCGCCGACCCTGGTGATCGGCGGGGAGGCACTCGCCGGAGCCCACGCGCCCGAGGTGATCGCACGGTTCGTGGCCCGGGCCGCGGCCGAGCCACGACGGGAACTGCCGGCCGAGGTCGAACGGCTGAGGCTGGCCGAGGCGCTGCTCGACAAGGGGGATCCACTGGGCTGCCTGACCCTGCTGGGCGCGCTGATGGAGGAGTACCCCGAGGAGCGGAGCGTACGGATGCTCGCCGCGCGTGCCCACTTCCACTCGGCGCAGCTCTCGCGGGCGCGCGGCGAGCTGGAGACGCTGGTGGCGCAGAACCCCGACGACGCGTATGCCCGGCTACTGCTGGGCCGGACCCTGGAACGACAGGGGGCCAAGGAGGAAGCCACGCCGCATCTGCGGATCGCCGCCGCGATGAATCCCGAGTACGGCACGGCGGGCGGGCCCGCGCCGGCGTGA
- a CDS encoding asuR2 protein (identified by MetaGeneAnnotator; putative;~sequence version:1), with translation MANSSSTRGTSLDPRARRTRALLRAAVLDLSTEKDLDSITMSDIAQRAEVNRATVYLHYKDREDLLLDATESTMEGVVEAARACRLSVDTHALPDATPTHLISLFAQVDQHRAVYRQMLGEDGSARCATRLEHLLAQAWFEQLTAEPPGSPHETALQVRAHFLSGAVLAVIGRWTRGDFDGEGEDGGGGGGGNGNGNGMSVAEVADLTWALIRGQK, from the coding sequence ATGGCGAACAGCTCAAGCACCCGCGGCACCTCACTCGACCCCCGCGCCCGGCGGACCAGGGCGCTGCTGCGGGCCGCAGTCCTGGACCTCTCGACGGAGAAGGACCTGGACAGCATCACCATGAGCGACATCGCCCAGCGTGCCGAGGTGAACCGGGCCACGGTCTACCTGCACTACAAGGACCGTGAGGACCTGCTGCTCGACGCCACCGAATCGACGATGGAGGGAGTGGTCGAGGCGGCCCGCGCCTGCCGGTTGTCCGTGGACACGCACGCCCTGCCCGACGCCACTCCGACGCATCTGATCAGCCTGTTCGCCCAGGTCGACCAGCACCGCGCCGTCTACCGCCAAATGCTCGGCGAGGACGGCAGCGCACGCTGCGCCACCCGCCTCGAACACCTCCTGGCGCAGGCGTGGTTCGAGCAACTGACGGCCGAGCCCCCAGGCTCGCCCCACGAGACGGCGCTCCAGGTGCGCGCACACTTCCTCAGCGGGGCCGTGCTGGCGGTCATCGGCCGCTGGACCCGTGGCGACTTCGACGGCGAGGGCGAGGACGGCGGCGGCGGCGGCGGCGGGAACGGGAACGGGAACGGCATGAGTGTGGCCGAGGTCGCCGACCTCACGTGGGCACTGATCCGGGGCCAGAAGTAG
- a CDS encoding hypothetical protein (identified by MetaGeneAnnotator; putative;~sequence version:1) yields MNRAFSREETQLGTLAGVPVRGRWIRGDVLGETRHEVLLGVLGERVELDRRAQRERPATLTGDRLDTFLDGRLLTVVRPVDGPQPSWDRISAELLEQP; encoded by the coding sequence ATGAACCGGGCCTTCAGCCGCGAGGAGACCCAGCTCGGCACGCTTGCCGGCGTACCCGTCCGGGGGAGGTGGATCCGAGGTGACGTCCTCGGCGAGACGCGGCACGAGGTATTGCTCGGAGTCCTGGGCGAGCGTGTGGAGCTGGACCGCCGTGCCCAGCGCGAGCGGCCGGCCACCCTGACGGGAGACCGGCTCGACACGTTCCTCGACGGCCGCCTGCTCACGGTCGTACGTCCGGTCGACGGCCCGCAGCCGAGCTGGGACCGGATCAGCGCGGAGCTGCTGGAGCAGCCTTGA